Proteins from one Aspergillus nidulans FGSC A4 chromosome VIII genomic window:
- a CDS encoding uncharacterized protein (transcript_id=CADANIAT00001166): MRGLNFLIALSSFGNIIAVQVGLSRQIRECGRQGVLPFTRFWVSTRPFGTPLGPYAVVWFMIALMTLAVPAGNAFTFVNDLSMLPKAAFNFAIAVGIYVYPPDGGQYVGDVSFWYATYAVTGVGIACAIYYALWAHFTPNWKGYNLRQELITLEDGAQSNRLRKVPNEEVEERDAVHVAGGAPY; this comes from the exons ATGCGCGGCCTAAACTTCCTCATTGCCCTCTCCTCATTCGGCAACATCATTGCCGTACAAGTCGGTCTCTCGCGTCAGATCCGCGAATGCGGGCGACAGGGCGTGTTGCCATTCACCAGGTTCTGGGTCTCAACGCGCCCATTCGGCACACCTCTTGGTCCCTACGCGGTGGTCTGGTTCATGATTGCGCTGATGACCCTCGCTGTTCCGGCGGGCAATGCGTTCACCTTCGTCAATGATCTCAGTATGCTTCCTAAGGCGGCTTTTAATTTTGCCATAGCAGTAGGGATCTATGT GTATCCGCCGGATGGGGGGCAGTATGTCGGGGATGTGAGCTTTTGGTATGCGACCTATGCGGTTACAGGCGTTGGGAT AGCATGCGCAATCTACTACGCCCTCTGGGCACACTTCACCCCTAACTGGAAGGGCTACAACCTGCGGCAGGAGCTCATCACGCTAGAAGACGGCGCGCAGAGTAATCGGTTAAGAAAGGTCCCTAacgaggaggttgaagagcgGGATGCCGTGCATGTTGCTGGGGGGGCGCCCTATTGA
- a CDS encoding chitin deacetylase (transcript_id=CADANIAT00001167) produces MFATLALVFTALASNALTTPLPLVRRVPTGQVITQCTTPNTIALTFDDGPSEYTPQLLDLLSRYSARATFFVLGDAAAQNPGLLQRMRDEGHQVGAHTYDHVSLPSLGYDGIASQMTRLEEVIRPALGVAPAYMRPPYLETNELVLQVMRDLDYRVISASVDTKDYENQDADAIINTSFQLFLDQLDAGGNIVLAHDIHYWTVASLAERMLQEVNARGLIATTVGDCLGDGEIAWYH; encoded by the exons ATGTTCGCAACGTTGGCTCTCGTCTTTACAGCTCTTGCCTCGAATGCCCTAACCACGCCTCTGCCTTTGGTTCGGAGAGTGCCAACAGGCCAGGTCATCACCCAATGCACAACACCAAACACCATTGCCCTCACATTCGACGACGGCCCGTCTGAGTACACGCCACAGCTGCTCGACCTGCTCAGCAGATACTCCGCTCGCGCTACCTTTTTTGTCCTCGGCGATGCAGCGGCGCAGAACCCAGGCCTTCTGCAACGCATGCGCGACGAAGGACATCAAGTCGGCGCACATAC ATACGACCACGTCTCCCTCCCCTCGCTGGGTTACGACGGAATCGCCTCCCAGATGACCCGCCTGGAGGAGGTCATCCGTCCAGCGCTCGGGGTAGCGCCCGCGTACATGCGGCCGCCGTACCTCGAGACTAATGAGCTTGTGCTCCAGGTGATGCGCGACCTCGATTACCGTGTCATCTCGGCAAGCGTCGACACAAAGGACTATGAGAACCAGGATGCAGACGCAATCATCAATACGAGCTTTCAGCTGTTTTTAGACCAACTGGATGCTGGTGGAAACATTGTGCTGGCTCATGATATTCATTATTGGACTGTTGCGAGTCTTGCAGAGAGGATGTTGCAGGAGGTTAATGCTCGAGGGTTGATAG CTACGACTGTTGGTGATTGTCTCGGTGATGGAGAGATTGCGTGGTATCATTGA
- a CDS encoding uncharacterized protein (transcript_id=CADANIAT00001168): MPRGGFHPVELRVQVLTLSAIGFSTEKISKSLNLSPRTVQSIVKKGRDRGYRPEVSLRVQLEFVEDRKRSGRPVEITEATQNTVITSVTADRAGREKLSEILAYEAGISHSSVLCILHSHGFVIAKPSWKPGLTEAACLRRLEFCLAHQHWTLEDWKRVIFTDETGVILGHRRGAIRVWRTVKDSHTRNCVRRRWKACSDFMVWGCFSYNKKGPLHIYKPETAAMRKQADIEIEAMNRELEPLCREEWELATGLSRVHLRPNRGRVPKWNWNEKNEDSAPAHCHRIQQHVYKAEDVQKILDWPGNSPDLNAIEPCWAWMKKRTTSRGAPRDKKTGEAEWRQAWADLPQETIQHWIERLICHIQIVIELEGGNEYKEGREDRDTRSWAGRRIKG; this comes from the exons atgccTCGCGGCGGCTTTCATCCAGTAGAACTCCGTGTCCAAGTTCTTACTTTATCAGCTATCGGATTtagtacagagaagatctcaaaatctttgaatctctctcctcgtacggtccagagcatcgtaaagaaaggcagagatcgtGGCTACCGGCCGGAAGTAAGCCTGCGCgtgcagcttgaatttgttgaggatagaaaGCGATCTGGCCGGCCTGTTGAGATTACTGAAGCTACTCAGAATACTGTTATTACTTCAGTAActgcagatcgagcagggCGCGAGAAATTATcagaaattcttgcttatgaagctggtatctcccattcttctgttctttgtatccttcattctcatggctttgttattgcaaaaccttcctggaagcctggtctgactgaagctgcttgtCTTAGGCGTCTTGaattctgccttgcccaccaacATTGGACAttagaagactggaaacgcgtgATCTttaccgacgagactggtGTTATTCTTGGCCACCGCCGCGGAGCAATACGAGTGTGGAGGACTGTGAAAGATTCACATACAAGGAATTGTGtacggaggcgctggaaggcctgctctgacttcatggtatGGGGTTGCTTCTCATATAATAAGAAGGGCCCTTTACATATCTACAAGCcggagactgctgccatgcggaagcaggcagatatagagatTGAAGCCATGAATCGTGAGCTGGAACCTCTATGccgggaggaatgggagttgGCTACAGGTCTTTCTCGTGTTCATTTACGCCCAAATCGCGGCCGTGTTCCTaaatggaattggaacgagaagaacg AGGATAGCGCGCCTGCCCACTGTCaccgaatccagcagcatgtctataaagcagaagacgtgcaaaagatccttgactggcctggcaATTCACCGGATCTCAACGCAATTgagccgtgctgggcttggatgaagaagcgtaCAACATCCCGCGGTGCGCCCCGCGAtaagaagacaggagaagcagaatggaGGCAGGCTTGGGCGGATCTCCCACAGGAGACTATACAACACTGGATTGAGCGTCTAATTTGTCATATTCAGATTGTTATCGAGCTAGAAGGGGGTAATGAATACAAGGAGGGCCGTGAGGATCGCGATACGCGTAGTTGGGCAGGCAGGCGGATTAAAGGGTGA
- a CDS encoding uncharacterized protein (transcript_id=CADANIAT00001169), translated as MVEKALAPGISQPSGLESAHSSEDDQYLPSSTRLSVNANILMLAVFRVALDNTIMAVAITKITDQFHALNDVGCMSEDKSLLWGVSARRPLLTFRLLQVGWRIHRTRDLVLVFLYQLTYRSCYHCRPLDVAQVAPANSSTEELLGAYTSMSDDATVPARIVRQRSIAFASFFGLCIGAPFFMFQAIRGAFTVRSGIDSLPMVLANVIGIILSGALTTGLGYYAPIFVASSIITSPVGSDLFLSTDYVSAADFSKGGVAAQADLTLPDVSVGTAIIMFLQILGGALFTFVAQSLFTTKLTENLAALEISSLDSCWRDWTAGLVIEEQLPAVLDAYNGVLINVFQLALIMGCLSTVGAQGIECRSRKKSDGVASMQD; from the exons ATGGTTGAAAAAGCACTCGCTCCTGGAATCTCACAACCAAGCGGTCTTGAGTCCGCCCACTCGAGCGAAGATGATCAGTACTTACCTTCGAGTACGAGGCTTAGCGTAAACGCCAATATATTGATGTTAGCAGTGTTTCGTGTAGCCTTGGACAATACG ATCATGGCCGTTGCTATCACCAAGATCACAGATCAGTTCCATGCGCTCAATGACGTGGGTTG TATGTCAGAAGATAAGAGCCTCCTTTGGGGCGTTTCCGCACGCAGACCTCTGCTGACATTTAGGCTCTTGCAAGTTGGGTGGCGCATTCACAGAACACGCGAcctggtgctggtgtttcTATATCAACTTACCTATCGGAGCTGTTACCACTGCCGGCCTCTTGACGTTGCTCAAGTTGCCCCAGCGAACTCCTCCACAGAAGAACTCCTTGGTGCATACA CTAGCATGAGTGATGACGCAACGG TCCCTGCCCGGATCGTAAGGCAGCGATCGATTGCGTTTGCCTCTTTCTTTGGTCTTTGCATCGGTGCCCCGTTCTTCATG TTCCAAGCCATCCGTGGCGCCTTCACCGTCCGCTCGGGCATCGACTCCCTTCCCATGGTCCTTGCCAATGTAATCGGCATTATCCTCTCCGGCGCCTTGACGACTGGCCTAGGTTACTACGCGCCAATCTTCGttgccagcagcatcatcacctC TCCCGTTGGGTCGGATCTCTTTCTCTCAACGGACTACGTCTCGGCTGCGGATTTCAGCAAAGGTGGTGTGGCCGCCCAGGCTGACCTTACGCTCCCAGACGTATCCGTGGGCACTGCGATTATCATGTTCCTGCAGATTCTCGGTGGTGCGCTCTTCACCTTCGTTGCGCAGAGTCTCTTCACCACCAAGCTGACAGAGAATCTGGCTGCGCTGGAGATTTCGAGTCTTGACTCATGCTGGCGCGACTGGACTGCGGGACTGGTGATCGAAGAGCAGTTGCCTGCAGTCCTAGATGCGTATAATGGAGTCCTGATCAACGTCTTTCAGCTGGCGCTAATCATGGGTTGCTTAAGTACTGTGGGTGCTCAGGGTATTGAATGCCGCAgtaggaagaagagcgatgGCGTTGCTTCGATGCAAGACTAA
- a CDS encoding protein urhC (transcript_id=CADANIAT00001170): MKVPTIAKSALLLATAANAANYTEWLAQSFFSKGVTLSRNYAYAVLYTGVEYAYNKTGDPAYFDYIKAQIDGVVNEDGSLVEPITDTLSLDDIRIGRNFLYLWTVTGDKKYKIAADGLRKQLDFTPRNQDGGFWHRKPTYPNQMWLDGLYMASNFYAQWTNWFQPNNKTAWDDIILQYDLIEAHIRDNETGLLFHGYDASKVAVWADPVTGASPHIWSRAVGWYFVSLVELLDYFPKSHPGYKRTLQRYQSLAKAVKKSQDESGGWWLIQDPPYPSDPRNYIESSASAMFTYALLRGIRKGFIPAKEYKPVALDGYSLLKNEFLSHNANGTLNWEGTVQVGSLSGNGTFEYYISVPVVQNDYKGAGPFMYASYELEAY; the protein is encoded by the exons ATGAAAGTTCCGACAATTGCCAAATCGgctcttctcctggccaCTGCGGCCAACGCTGCCAACTACACGGAATGGCTGGCGCAGTCTTTCTTCAGCAAGGGTGTCACACTCTCGCGGAATTACGCCTACGCCGTTCTCTACACAGGCGTTGAATATGCCTACAACAAAACCGGCGATCCGGCCTACTTTGACTACATCAAGGCCCAGATCGATGGAGTTGTGAATGAAGACGGCTCACTGGTTGAACCTATCACAGATACACTATCGCTTGACGACATTCGCATAGGTCGCAACTTTCTCTACCTCTGGACTGTCACCGGCGACAAGAAGTACAAGATCGCTGCGGATGGACTCCGAAAGCAGCTCGACTTCACGCCCCGCAACCAGGACGGTGGGTTCTGGCACCGCAAGCCGACTTATCCCAACCAGATGTGGCTGGATGGACTCTACATGGCGTCGAACTTTTACGCGCAGTGGACCAACTGGTTCCAGCCAAACAACAAGACTGCCTGGGATGATATTATCCTACAGTACGACTTGATCGAGGCGCACATCCGCGACAACGAGACTGGTCTGCTCTTTCATGGATACGATGCCAGCAAAGTCGCTGTTTGGGCTG ACCCCGTCACCGGTGCTTCTCCGCATATCTGGAGCCGCGCAGTAGGCTGGTACTTTGTCTCgcttgttgagcttctgGACTACTTCCCCAAATCTCACCCCGGCTACAAGCGAACTCTGCAGCGCTACCAAAGCCTTGCCAAGGCTGTCAAGAAAAGCCAAGATGAGTCCGGCGGCTGGTGGCTCATCCAGGACCCGCCATACCCAAGCGATCCTAGGAACTACATTGAGAGCAGCGCCAGTGCCATGTTTACTTATGCTTTGTTGCGGGGTATCCGTAAAGGATTCATCCCTGCCAAGGAATACAAGCCGGTTGCGCTGGACGGATATTCGCTTCTGAAGAACGAGTTCCTCTCGCACAATGCGAACGGAACGCTCAACTGGGAGGGGACCGTGCAGGTAGGAAGTTTGAGTGGGAACGGAACGTTCGAG TACTACATCTCTGTCCCAGTTGTCCAGAACGATTACAAGGGTGCTGGGCCTTTCATGTACGCTAGCTACGAGTTGGAAGCGTACTGA
- a CDS encoding protein CYP584E1 (transcript_id=CADANIAT00001171), which yields MALLGLLETYRDPLAFVAALSAVFYLLSCLHRRWRRYQFAKENGCEPVVGKIPSYDPFLSLDRLYRLTKLARNRKLLENNVQRFKEFGNTHRAKRITTPMIVTRDPQNIKAILSLKFGDYSMGDRIRIFGPLLGHGIFTSDGEDWARSRHMIRPNFVKEQVAHLEIFEELMDDLFALIPTDGSTVDLQELFFGFTIDSATEFLCGHNVHSLKKRRSGVIDDEPDFAEAFNYSLDNISKNGRFGPLMFLNRDPKAVESHRICHESMDQFVDKAIRMRERYNEEKIVDEAAERRYMFLYGLAQQTGDRRRIRDEVLNILLAGRDTTASLLSNMFFLLAKHPSTWAKLQEEVATLEGRAPTYEQLRNMKYLKYCLNETLRLFPVVPVNSRTAIRDTVLPVGGGPDGQSPAFVPKGTMVAYSVYAMHRREDYYGADAEEFRPERWADLRPGWEYLPFNGGPRICVGQQYALTEAAYVTTRLAQRYSILESRDPGPWEEKLTLTLCSYNGTQVSLRH from the exons ATGGCGCTCCTCGGCCTGCTCGAAACCTACCGAGATCCGCTCGCCTTTGTGGCTGCCCTCTCCGCGGTGTTTTACCTTCTCTCCTGCCTGCACCGACGATGGCGACGGTACCAGTTTGCAAAGGAGAACGGATGCGAACCGGTCGTGGGAAAGATCCCTAGCTATGATCCTTTTCTATCGCTCGACAGACTCTATCGCTTGACCAAGCTGGCCAGAAACCGCAAGTTGCTGGAAAACAACGTTCAGCGGTTCAAGGAATTTGGCAATACCCATCGAGCCAAACGCATCACCACGCCGATGATCGTGACGCGCGATCCGCAAAATATAAAGGCTATTCTTTCACTGAAGTTTGGTGACTATAGCATGGGCGATAGGATCAGGATTTTTGGCCCTCTCCTGGGCCACGGCATCTTCACCTCTGACGGCGAGGACTGGGCCCGATCCCGCCATATGATCCGCCCCAACTTCGTCAAAGAACAAGTCGCGCACCTTGAGATTTTCGAAGAACTCATGGACGACCTCTTTGCCCTTATACCGACCGACGGCAGCACTGTCGATCTTCAGGAACTATTTTTCGGCTTCACGATCGACTCTGCGACTGAATTTCTTTGCGGCCATAATGTTCATAGTCTGAAGAAGCGGCGATCAGGGGTTATAGATGACGAGCCGGACTTCGCTGAAGCTTTCAACTACTCGCTTGACAACATCTCGAAGAATGGCCGTTTTGGCCCACTGATGTTTCTGAATCGTGACCCGAAAGCTGTTGAATCGCATCGCATTTGTCACGAGAGCATGGACCAGTTCGTAGACAAGGCTATCAGAATGCGCGAGAGATATAATGAAGAGAAGATTGTCGACGAGGCTGCAGAGCGCAGGTACATGTTCCTTTACGGATTGGCTCAGCAAACCGGCGACCGGAGGCGAATCCGTGATGAAGTTTTGAATATCCTCTTAGCAGGTCGCGACACGACGGCTTCGCTTCTGAGCAACATGTTCTTTCTGCTGGCAAAACATCCAAGCACCTGGGCGAAACTGCAGGAGGAGGTCGCTACACTTGAAGGCCGTGCTCCGACTTACGAGCAGCTGCGGAATATGAAGTACCTTAAATACTGTCTCAACGAAA CGCTCCGTCTCTTCCCTGTCGTTCCGGTCAACTCACGCACCGCCATCAGAGACACGGTCCTTCCCGTTGGTGGTGGCCCAGACGGCCAGTCGCCCGCTTTTGTGCCCAAGGGCACGATGGTCGCGTACAGTGTCTACGCCATGCATCGCCGAGAAGATTATTATGGGGCTGATGCCGAAGAGTTCCGTCCCGAGCGTTGGGCCGATCTACGACCCGGTTGGGAATACCTGCCGTTTAATGGAGGCCCTCGGATTTGCGTAGGCCAGCAGTATGCCTTAACTGAAGCAGCGTATGTCACAACGCGACTCGCTCAGCGATACTCAATTCTGGAGAGTCGTGATCCTGGCCCATGGGAGGAAAAGCTGACGTTGACGTTGTGCTCGTATAATGGAACCCAAGTCAGTCTTCGGCATTAA
- a CDS encoding uncharacterized protein (transcript_id=CADANIAT00001172), with translation MHQTPRGGQEVPVTTRFIPLCLEQVNIVNCPFSYADGTSVGPRGTAALQILSTILHGVLRLTRHPLSYPIIHTSLIVVRLVTRNRFDSSDSQLRIRDLMCSSDFHDFNQWLNTAETTSAYCLAFPRTYRQLMATPTVPRPPSE, from the exons ATGCATCAGACTCCACGTGGAGGCCAGGAGGTCCCTGTCACTACGCGATTTATTCCATTATGTCTAGAACAAGTGAACATT GTTAACTGTCCCTTCTCATACGCGGATGGAACCTCCGTGGGCCCACGAGGCACTGCAGCTTTACAAATCCTCAGCACCATTCTGCATGGAGTTTTGAGGCTAACGCGGCATCCTTTGAGCTACCCGATAATTCACACAAGTTTGATCGTTGTTCGACTAGTGACTAGGAATCGATTCGACAGTTCTGATTCTCAGTTGCGGATACGGGATCTCATGTGCTCCTCGGATTTCCACGACTTCAATCAGTGGTTAAACACTGCTGAGACC ACTAGCGCGTATTGCCTTGCATTCCCACGAACCTACAGACAGCTCATGGCTACACCGACAGTGCCACGGCCACCCAGCGAGTGA
- a CDS encoding uncharacterized protein (transcript_id=CADANIAT00001173) yields MATYFELSWSILSSIGLFATLVGVWALFISRPSPLTYIPIVVSISCAIANGACYYAFYATHYPIPNRAVASGFADFFWLIQEAGLSFYSYQILVHTLRGTARTIFLCMFWFLLVAITSLRMTILVYRILNIVSGVDTVHSGGPYQHQIGYLHVGYFTSIALVETWSSFFLIRLLHNAYRVSPKISSTRLIFRYLLRTTEIRVASLCFIGITRAVTYSSQVTSQSATTVAGQIDRFAYTMECLFPLVMLIDTMSSRKLNQDNHMESFSTFSPSSTPARSLLSTQSRINSGHQLRFAADPHFTHHTPSAAHGPRKIRSIAQDQNENIDGRSVDAPGGSLYRTDDFNSQNPQAQQLAISF; encoded by the exons ATGGCCACATACTTCGAATTGAGCTGGTCCATCTTGAGCAGCATTGGGCTCTTTGCCACTCTTGTCGGCGTCTGGGCTCTCTTCATCAGTCGCCCCAGCCCATTGACCTATATTCCAATCGTGGTGTCCATTTCGTGTGCAATAGCGAACGGGGCCTGTTACTACGCATTCTATGCCACCCATTATCCGATCCCCAACAGAGCCGTAGCAAGTGGCTTTGCCGACTTCTTCTGGCTG ATCCAAGAGGCAGGCCTCTCCTTTTACAGTTACCAGATCCTGGTCCATACCCTTCGCGGAACCGCGCGCACTATCTTTCTCTGCATGTTCTGGTTCCTCCTGGTGGCTATCACATCGCTTCGTATGACCATCCTGGTCTATCGGATATTGAATATCGTCAGCGGTGTCGATACCGTCCATTCCGGCGGGCCGTACCAGCACCAGATCGGCTACCTTCATGTCGGATATTTCACATCGATCGCCCTCGTTGAAACTTGGAGCTCCTTTTTTCTCATTCGTCTGCTCCATAATGCCTATCGAGTCTCCCCGAAAATCTCCTCTACCAGACTCATTTTCCGGTATCTTCTCCGTACAACCGAGATTCGCGTCGCGAGTCTCTGCTTTATCGGAATCACGCGCGCCGTGACTTACTCGTCGCAAGTCACCTCGCAGTCCGCGACTACAGTTGCTGGGCAAATCGACCGATTCGCATATACTATGGAGTGTTTGTTCCCGCTAGTAATGCT GATCGACACCATGTCTTCCAGAAAGCTGAACCAGGATAACCATATGGAATCCTTTTCGACGTTCAGTCCTTCCTCTACGCCCGCTAG GTCCCTGCTCAGTACACAGTCCCGCATAAACTCTGGCCACCAGCTTCGGTTCGCAGCCGACCCGCACTTTACCCACCACACTCCCTCCGCAGCCCACGGTCCGCGCAAGATCCGATCGATCGCCCAAGACCAGAACGAAAATATTGATGGTCGATCTGTGGATGCTCCCGGCGGATCATTATATCGTACGGATGACTTCAATTCTCAGAATCCTCAGGCTCAACAGCTTGCTATTTCCTTTTAG
- a CDS encoding uncharacterized protein (transcript_id=CADANIAT00001174) → MAYISASHGSLQPVFLIVMSILLFLSVVTVSLRLFCRVFRVHKTGIDDYLIVAATAVTIGMGIMNGFHVAVGTGKFRIQVIVVGAFECHSKPWRAWDPSFPEGCNNLPATYFSTAAITIFTDLVILIMPIPQLMKLNIHPRRKYALVAIFLTGTFASAASIARLNALYKYTVTEDVSYDAILILLWTQIEVNVAIISASAPSLRPLFNRIFKGSSYDRPRPSNSPYPGYGTYGHGESHYRRTITHGNTHGAIELTSRDDDASPAAGVHGVIRSSSRARALVNDETSSQEHILDQNTNIVKTVVIEMKSEGRR, encoded by the exons ATGGCATACATATCGGCCAGCCATGGCTCGTTGCAGCCGGTGTTCCTCATTGTTATGAGCATTCTGCTGTTCCTCTCGGTCGTCACCGTCTCATTGCGGCTGTTTTGTCGGGTTTTCCGCGTCCACAAAACAGGCATTGATGACTACCTCATCGTGGCAGCAACGGCCGTGACCATCGGGATGGGAATCATGAATGGATTCCATGTCGCGGTAGGAACAGG AAAATTCAGAATTCAGGTTATTGTGGTCGGG GCCTTTGAATGTCACAGCAAGCCTTGGCGGGCATGGGATCCCTCATTTCCCGAGGGCTGCAACAATCTTCCAGCGACATATTTTTCGACCGCGGCTATAACTATTTTCACAGATCTGGTGATTCTCATCATGCCAATACCGCAGCTGATGAAGCTTAACATCCACCCACGAAGAAAAT ACGCCTTGGTAGCCATCTTTTTGACAGGGACATTTGCGTCCGCTGCATCGATCGCCCGTCTGAACGCTTTGTACAAGTATACAGTCACGGAAGATGTTTCGTACGATGCCATTCTGATTCTTCTCTGGACGCAAATCGAGGTGAACGTCGCCATCATATCCGCATCCGCGCCCTCGCTTCGGCCGCTATTCAACCGTATCTTCAAGGGTTCCTCGTACGACCGGCCACGACCGTCAAACTCCCCGTATCCGGGATACGGCACGTACGGACATGGCGAATCACATTATCGACGGACAATCACGCACGGTAACACCCACGGAGCGATCGAACTCACTTCCCGCGATGACGACGCGAGTCCTGCCGCCGGTGTACATGGGGTGATCCGATCTAGCTCGCGAGCTCGAGCGTTGGTTAACGACGAGACCAGTAGCCAGGAGCATATCCTTGACCAGAACACAAACATTGTGAAGACGGTGGTGATTGAGATGAAGAGCGAGGGTAGGAGATAA
- a CDS encoding tyrosinase family protein (transcript_id=CADANIAT00001175): MRLAGVLFSLALLHLASGVPHGSRTTCSNPPVRKEWRQLSAEEKAEYIAAVQCLTTLDPKSGLDGTANRFDDFQAVHSNQTPSIHWVGHFALWHRYFVASYEKSLREECGYTGAQPYWNWSLDASTNLSSTAIFETEIFDPDTGFGGNGAWVEITDPADNPFNLTGRTGGGCVKTGPFTPDKFQLHHSGGGCLKRDFIPWIMNSFAAQSLVDWVQSQPDYTSFARALENIPDFSEPNIHGSGHFGAGGVLGTLGNQYESPGDPLFYLHHGNLDRILWEWQQQDLPTRLHQVGGPIEPLDYSGKNVTLDFTVNIGALAGNATLEQLLSTNGDVLCYTYDTA, from the exons ATGCGTCTCGCCGGggtcctcttctctttggcGCTTCTTCACCTTGCCTCCGGTGTTCCCCATGGGAGCCGTACAACGTGCAGTAATCCCCCTGTGCGCAAAGAATG GAGACAACTGAGTGCCGAAGAGAAGGCAGAGTACATTGCGGCCGTCCAATGCTTGACTACTCTGGATCCCAAGTCTGGTCTCGATGGTACCGCCAATCGTTTTGATGATTTCCAAGCTGTTCACTCAAATCAAACCCCAAGTATTCACTGGGTG GGCCACTTTGCCCTCTGGCATCGATACTTTGTCGCTTCTTACGAGAAGTCACTGCGTGAGGAATGTGGATATACCGGTGCCCAGCC GTACTGGAATTGGTCGCTTGATGCCTCGACTAACCTCTCCTCAACCGCTATCTTCGAGACGGAGATCTTTGATCCAGATACCGGATTCGGCGGAAATGGAGCGTGGGTTGAGATCACCGATCCAGCAGACAACCCCTTCAACCTCACTGGCCGTACCGGCGGTGGCTGCGTCAAGACTGGCCCCTTCACGCCAGACAAGTTCCAGCTTCACCACAGTGGCGGCGGCTGCCTCAAGCGCGACTTCATCCCCTGGATCATGAACAGCTTCGCAGCACAGAGCCTCGTCGACTGGGTGCAGAGCCAGCCCGACTACACATCCTTCGCACGAGCCCTGGAGAACATCCCTGACTTCAGTGAGCCCAACATTCACGGCAGCGGTCACTTTGGTGCTGGCGGTGTCCTCGGAACCCTAGGTAACCAGTACGAGAGCCCCGGTGACCCACTCTTCTACCTACACCACGGCAACCTGGACCGCATTCTCTGGGagtggcagcagcaggatcttCCCACACGTCTTCACCAGGTCGGTGGTCCTATTGAACCACTTGACTACAGTGGGAAGAACGTCACTCTTGACTTTACAGTCAACATTGGCGCTCTTGCTGGAAATGCTACCCTTGAGCAGCTTCTCAGCACAAATGGTGATGTTCTGTGCTATACCTACGACACCGCTTGA